Proteins from one Aspergillus nidulans FGSC A4 chromosome VIII genomic window:
- a CDS encoding homoserine acetyltransferase family protein (transcript_id=CADANIAT00001783) codes for MAQQDYETFELGDWELQSGSKLINAHIAYRTFGDPKSPAIVYPTWFSGAIADNLWLIGEDKTLNPKDYFIIIPALFGNGQSTSPSNYPVEGEWPEVSFYDNVRAQYKLVTGHFGITHLRAVIGWSMGGAQTYQWATQYPDFMDLAVPFCASAKTSLHNQVFLEGVKSALLAAKGIQSAGSGQGGVLVSGHTLRTWNDAEKRVGLKAFGRGYAGWEKLYETALGYADLEDFMQNFWEAWALSKDPGNLLAMAQTWQNGDVSKQEPYNGDFEAALAAIRAKVLVLPAKTDLYFPSVIPQMKRQELTALNRDSLCLPVDLGPLGGRARG; via the exons ATGGCACAGCAGGACTACGAAACCTTCGAACTCGGAGACTGGGAGCTCCAGAGCGGTTCCAAGCTTATCAACGCTCATATAGCCTATAGGACATTTGGGGATCCCAAGTCTCCAGCTATCGTCTATCCGACATGGTTCTCTGGAG CCATCGCGGATAACCTCTGGCTCATAGGGGAAGACAAAACTCTCAACCCTAAGGACTATTTCATTATCATCCCTGCTCTATTTGGCAATGGCCAGTCGACTTCGCCGTCCAATTACCCCGTAGAAGGAGAGTGGCCGGAAGTTTCTTTCTACGACAACGTGCGCGCCCAGTATAAGCTTGTCACTGGGCACTTTGGGATAACACACCTGCGTGCGGTAATCGGGTGGTCAATGGGCGGAGCCCAGACTTACCAATGGGCCACGCAATATCCTGACTTTATGGACCTGGCGGTACCCTTCTGCGCTTCGGCGAAGACGTCTCTTCACAACCAGGTATTCCTTGAAGGCGTCAAGAGCGCTTTGCTAGCGGCAAAAGGTATCCAATCTGCGGGGTCTGGTCAAGGTGGTGTCCTTGTGTCTGGGCATACTCTGAGGACATGGAACGATGCTGAAAAACGAGTCGGCCTGAAAGCATTTGGCAGGGGCTATGCTGGCTG GGAAAAGCTGTATGAAACCGCCTTGGGTTATGCAGACCTCGAAGACTTTATGCAAAATTTCTGGGAGGCGTGGGCTCTATCGAAAG ACCCGGGCAACCTCCTAGCAATGGCGCAAACTTGGCAAAATGGCGATGTCAGCAAGCAAGAGCCATACAATGGTGACTTTGAGGCAGCCTTGGCAGCAATCAGGGCTAAGGTTTTGGTGTTACCTGCAAAAACCGATCTATACTTCCCGTCTGTCATTCCTCAGATGAAGAGACAAGAGCTGACAGCATT GAATCGGGACTCTTTGTGTCTTCCCGTCGATCTGGGGCC ACTGGGCGGGAGGGCCCGGGGATAG
- a CDS encoding polynucleotide adenylyltransferase PAP1 (transcript_id=CADANIAT00001784), translating to MAAAPSTTRQWGVTPPISTTLPTAQELSANDDLIAELKLQNNFESPAETERRKQVLQLLQRVTIEFVKVVSRKKGLSQAAVEAAGGKIFTYGSYRLGVYGPGSDIDTLVLGPKHVVIDDFFAEFPPLLESMAPQGAVEKITPVPDAFVPLIKLELSGISIDLIFARLIVPSIPLNLDLKNNDYLRGLDEKEVRSLNGTRVTDEILELVPQQKTFRLALRAIKLWAQRRAIYSNIVGFPGGVAWAMLVARVCQLYPQATGSVIVGKFFRIMNKWAWPQPVLLKPIEDGPLQMKVWNPKIYHGDRFHLMPIITPAYPSMCATHNISMSTKAVILRELQRGGDIVDKIWAKQATWNDLFKKHSFFTNDYKYYLGVTASSRTKEAESVWSGLVESKVRHLVGALDRKPTIAVAHPFPKGFERIHIVSNEEEAEAVKNGSLKYQDKGTKTETTDEIKDAAHQAAAQSGREDTDVPGAANNTAANDGRIIYTTTYYIGLELKPVEPGASRSLDISSDAQFFKSMCTSWPGYQPGINDLSITHVRNYDLPEDLFQEGEARPTRPKKKVVKKVPAGGQKRSFDSVDDPSNPAAKRQVTDSYATATAQPA from the exons ATGGCAGCGGCACCGTCTACAACCCGTCAATGGGGTGTCACTCCTCCTATCTCGACCACTTTGCCAACCGCCCAAGAATTATCAGCGAACGACGATCTTATTGCAGAGCTGAAGCTCCAGAACAACTTCGAAAGTCCGGCGGAGACTGAACGAAG GAAACAAGTACTTCAACTTCTACAGCGCGTTACAATCGAGTTTGTTAAAGTGGTCAGTCGTAAAAAGGGCCTATCTCAAGCAGCAgtggaagcagcaggaggaaagaTTTTTACATATGGAAGTTATCGTCTAGGAGTCTATGGACCCG GGTCGGATATCGATACTCTAGTCCTTGGACCGAAACACGTGGTGATTGATGACTTCTTTGCCGAGTTTCCTCCCTTGCTCGAAAGCATGGCTCCTCAAGGAGCCGTGGAGAAGATCACTCCAGTTCCGGATGCGTTCGTTCCTCTGATAAAGCTCGAGTTGTCCGGTATCAGTATCGACTTGATTTTCGCCCGCCTGATTGTACCCTCGATTCCTCTAAATCTTGATCTGAAGAACAATGACTATCTAAGAGGTCTCGATGAAAAGGAGGTACGATCGCTCAATGGAACTCGTGTAACGGACGAGATACTGGAATTAGTGCCGCAGCAGAAAACGTTCCGCCTTGCGTTGCGCGCAATCAAGCTGTGGGCTCAAC GACGGGCTATCTACTCTAATATTGTCGGATTCCCGGGTGGTGTCGCTTGGGCTATGCTAGTAGCACGAGTGTGCCAGCTGTATCCCCAAGCGACCGGCTCCGTCATTGTGGGCAAATTCTTCCGGATTATGAACAAATGGGCTTGGCCTCAGCCGGTGTTGTTGAAGCCAATTGAAGATGGTCCTCTGCAGATGAAAGTCTGGAATCCTAAG ATCTATCATGGCGACCGGTTTCACTTGATGCCTATCATTACGCCGGCCTATCCGTCCATGTGCGCAACGCACAACATTTCTATGTCTACCAAAGCTGTAATCCTCCGGGAACTTCAGCGCGGCGGAGATATTGTGGACAAGATTTGGGCCAAGCAGGCAACGTGGAATgatctcttcaagaaacACTCTTTTTTCACAAATGACTACAAATATTATCTTGGGGTTACTGCCTCCAGTAGAACAAAGGAAGCAGAGTCGGTTTGGTCCGGCCTCGTCGAGTCCAAGGTTAGGCACTTAGTCGGAGCATTGGATCGAAAGCCTACCATCGCGGTCGCTCATCCATTCCCCAAAGGATTTGAGCGGATTCATATTGTCAGCaacgaggaggaggccgaggcggTCAAGAATGGTTCCCTCAAATACCAAGATAAGGGCACGAAAACAGAAACAACCGACGAGATCAAAGATGCGGCTCACCAGGCTGCAGCTCAaagtggaagagaagacaCCGACGTTCCCGGTGCAGCAAACAACACCGCTGCTAATGATGGTCGGATAATATATACAACGACTTACTATATTGGTTTGGAGTTAAAGCCGGTCGAACCAG GAGCGTCCCGGTCATTGGATATCTCTTCAGATGCACAATTCTTCAAATCCATGTGTACGTCATGGCCTGGGTATCAGCCAGGCATCAATGATCTCTCCATTACTCATGTTCGCAA TTACGATTTGCCCGAGGACCTGTTCCAAGAGGGCGAGGCTCGACCCACTCgacccaagaagaaggtcgtcaagAAAGTGCCAGCAGGCGGACAGAAACGAAGCTTCGATTCCGTGGAC GATCCTTCAAACCCCGCTGCAAAACGGCAAGTTACCGATAGTTATGCAACTGCCACCGCACAGCCTGCGTGA
- a CDS encoding uncharacterized protein (transcript_id=CADANIAT00001785) translates to MSTYPPLPLTQTLSTLPPEYSTDTLSQIATYLFSTSTTPRRLVVLDDDPTGTQTCHDISVLTVWDVRTLVAEFSTNSAGFFILTNSRALPPDEAELLIREICQNVLTAALEMGLSRESLDIVLRGDSTLRGHFPLEVDVAQSVFYSVSDENATAPTWVLAPFFFQGGRYTINDVHYVLEGEDLVPAGQTQFARDATFGYKSSNLRDYILEKAPGRFTAEQIHSVTLNDIRTGGPEGVRDRLLSFPAGGIVIANAAAESDMHVFVMGLLLAEAKGLRYIYRTGAAFVSTRLGIPHKPPITKAELQLPNPQQTGGLVLVGSYVPKTTAQLKVLIERRGDLLSVIEMRVEDLIESKEKAAEVIQSVITQTESYLNAGKDTLVMTSRALVKGDDEISSLKIGSRVAEALVGVLEGIEVRPRYVIAKGGITSSDAATKGLRMKRALIVGQAAAGVPLWRCYEETSRHRGVPFVVFPGNVGSESTLYELVEAWS, encoded by the exons ATGTCTACATACCCGCCCCTTCCTCTTACCCAAACCCTCAGTACTCTACCCCCGGAGTACTCTACCGATACACTCTCCCAAATAGCCACTTACCTTTTCTCCACATCTACCACCCCACGCCGTCTAGtcgtcctcgacgacgaCCCAACAGGCACTCAAACCTGCCATGACATTTCCGTCTTGACAGTCTGGGATGTTCGCACGCTTGTCGCCGAATTCAGTACCAATTCGGCCGGCTTCTTTATTTTGACCAACTCGCGCGCTCTTCCTCCCGACGAAGCGGAACTTCTCATCCGTGAAATCTGCCAGAATGTCCTTACTGCTGCACTGGAGATGGGATTGAGCAGAGAGAGTCTAGATATCGTCCTTAGGGGTGATAGTACGCTAAGAGGGCATTTTCCGTTGGAGGTTGATGTTGCGCAGAGTGTTTTTTACTCCGTCTCGGACGAGAATGCAACAGCGCCAACATGGGTTCTAGCAccgttcttcttccaggggGGGCGTTATACGATCAACGACGTGCACTATGTCCTCGAAGGTGAAGACTTAGTCCCGGCGGGACAAACGCAATTTGCCCGAGACGCAACGTTCGGCTATAAGAGCTCCAATCTGCGGGACTATATCCTCGAGAAGGCGCCTGGTCGGTTTACCGCAGAGCAGATCCATTCTGTGACACTAAATGATATCCGCACTGGTGGGCCGGAGGGCGTAAGAGATCGCCTATTGAGCTTCCCTGCTGGTGGTATAGTGATTGCCAATGCGGCAGCTGAGTCGGATATGCATGTTTTTGTCATGGGTTTATTACTTG CCGAAGCAAAAGGCCTTCGGTACATCTACCGCACCGGCGCCGCATTCGTCTCAACGCGCCTTGGCATCCCTCACAAACCTCCCATTACAAAAGCGGAACTGCAACTTCCTAACCCCCAGCAAACAGGCGGACTCGTTCTCGTAGGGTCCTATGTGCCCAAGACAACTGCGCAGCTCAAGGTCCTCATTGAGCGTCGCGGCGATCTTCTCTCCGTGATTGAAATGCGGGTTGAAGATCTCATTGAGTCGAAAGAAAAGGCGGCAGAAGTGATTCAGAGTGTCATTACGCAGACAGAGAGCTATCTAAATGCCGGGAAGGATACGCTTGTCATGACAAGTCGGGCGCTTGTGAAAGGTGACGATGAGATTTCGTCGCTGAAGATCGGGTCGAGAGTCGCAGAGGCCCTAGTTGGTGTCCTGGAGGGGATAGAGGTGCGGCCAAGATATGTTATTGCTAAG GGTGGTATTACATCCTCCGACGCAGCTACAAAAGGTCTCCGGATGAAGCGGGCCTTGATTGTTGGCCAGGCTGCGGCGGGTGTGCCGCTTTGGAGGTGCTACGAGGAGACTTCCCGCCATCGGGGCGTGCCATTTGTGGTCTTTCCGGGAAATGTTGGGAGTGAATCTACACTGTATGAATTGGTTGAGGCTTGGAGCTGA
- a CDS encoding DNA replication initiation factor CDC45 (transcript_id=CADANIAT00001786), which yields MYLPRHLISHLYLQLLRSHHPLSPPVLILAALEPDALCACRILTALLKRDYIPHKIHPVSGYGDLARAGEELVRPMQTSNGGSGGVVVCLGVGGLVDLAEILGLNVGEDQEGADDMGGVEVWVFDARRPWNLANVFGGGEGTQQQDSMRRTPGVDKGCITVSYKFGSGRGGVVVYDDGDIEEEMEREREAYCALLDMPEVDDDGDDEDEDDEPPSSTDSKKRKSWSREDDEDEEFDEDDGPPRQRRRSNSGSSIASSPTRTRARTRHDSSNSSRSVTPVSDSPSPAQPKEPSARSLRRRLLRLKHKHESILHQYYSSGTSYSEPISSIMYSLASELGREDNDLLWLAIVGVCSLELSGRTMSGVGVSSASESGGIAGWGGERGERIRQILRDEVHRLNPPDPNGDIRGEIAGVIPTTARSPTDKSIRLSPEPRFILVRHWSLYESMLHSPYLASRLHVWTENGRKRLHKLLAKMGISLTQCHQNYTHMDMELKRVLRQRLLKYAPMYGLDGLVPPEAPGHAVSREGWGFVRCWGWKACLSATDVGVIVGAILEVGPEEVPGAWDAKRIPRLRRIEGSSGSDEANADPANLLSRFWTAYDALSLTSESPTLLLEALPLAQHLHRAILRTGTSLLSKHQIRHLRAFRIAVVKDGPDVKLFTNPGALTKLALWVAEAIRVQERDRGDAIKIGKRRAAGTPLVLAGLDEDRGLYVVVGTGGGGGVIDFAAMHKRREERWRKRELKEKKRKEKEEAKAKRAAERAARANDGEEDEEEESEEESSSSESESDSEDEQDMRGNKHLLRNRFGIAFQEVVQETNTRVRIDSFEHCVVEVQKDDLGGFLEALSFRSVVG from the exons ATGTATCTCCCGCGCCACTTAATATCCCACCTttacctccagctcctccgctCACATCACCCCCTCTCTCCACCCGTGTTGATCCTAGCAGCCCTCGAGCCTGACGCCCTCTGCGCGTGCCGCATCCTAACCGCCCTTCTGAAACGCGACTATATACCGCACAAGATCCACCCTGTATCTGGGTATGGTGATCTCGCGCGCGCGGGCGAGGAGCTAGTCCGGCCAATGCAGACAAGCAACGGAGGCAGTGGAGGCGTGGTTGTTTGTCTAGGTGTTGGTGGACTCGTGGATCTCGCCGAGATATTAGGGTTGAATGTGGgggaagatcaagaaggggCGGACGATATGGGTGGCGTGGAAGTTTGGGTGTTTGACGCGAGGCGGCCGTGGAATTTGGCGAATgtcttcggcggcggagaggggaCGCAGCAGCAAGACTCCATGCGGAGGACGCCTGGTGTGGATAAAGGATGTATTACTGTCTCGTATAAGTTTGGGAGTGGAAGGGGCGGAGTTGTTGTTTATGATGATGGGGAtatcgaggaagagatggagagagagagagaggctTATTGTGCGTTGTTGGATATGCCggaggtggatgatgatggcgatgatgaagacgaggatgatgagccgCCGTCGAGCACCGACTCAAAGAAGCGCAAGTCCTGGTCCCgggaggatgatgaggacgaggagttcgatgaagacgatggaCCGCCTCGACAGCGGAGGCGGAGTAATTCT GGATCATCTATAGCTTCATCACCGACCCGGACACGAGCGCGCACCAGACATGATTCCTCCAACTCATCGCGCTCTGTTACACCCGTATCAGATTCTCCTTCGCCCGCGCAGCCAAAAGAGCCGTCCGCGCGTTCGTTGAGACGACGGTTGCTCCGACTGAAGCACAAGCACGAAAGCATCTTACACCAGTACTATTCCTCCGGAACTTCCTACTCCGAACCTATATCCTCCATCATGTACTCCCTTGCATCAGAATTGGGCCGTGAAGACAACGATCTCCTCTGGCTGGCCATCGTTGGGGTCTGTAGCTTGGAACTTAGTGGCCGCACTATGTCTGGCGTGGGTGTCTCGAGCGCATCGGAGTCTGGAGGGATAGCGGGATGGGGTGGAGAGCGGGGAGAGCGAATACGGCAAATATTACGCGACGAAGTCCATCGATTAAATCCGCCGGATCCTAACGGCGATATACGAGGAGAGATCGCGGGAGTCATTCCTACTACTGCTCGATCACCCACAGACAAGTCTATTCGACTGTCTCCTGAGCCTCGCTTTATCCTCGTTCGACACTGGTCGCTATATGAGAGCATGCTGCACAGCCCATACCTGGCCTCTAGGCTACATGTATGGACGGAGAATGGGCGAAAGCGATTGCATAAGCTTCTGGCAAAGATGGGAATCAGCCTGACGCAATGTCATCAAAACTACACGCATATGGACATGGAACTGAAGCGAGTCCTACGGCAACGATTGCTTAAGTATGCACCAATGTACGGGTTAGACGGACTGGTACCTCCAGAAGCACCTGGGCATGCCGTTTCACGGGAAGGCTGGGGTTTTGTACGGTGTTGGGGCTGGAAGGCCTGTCTCTCGGCTACTGATGTAGGTGTCATAGTAGGCGCCATCCTAGAGGTTGGGCCCGAAGAAGTCCCGGGCGCGTGGGATGCTAAGCGCATACCCCGACTAAGGAGGATAGAGGGTAGTTCAGGCTCTGACGAAGCTAATGCGGATCCGGCGAATCTCCTTTCCCGGTTCTGGACGGCGTATGATGCACTGTCTTTAACGTCAGAATCGCCCACGCTTCTCCTGGAAGCGCTTCCTCTTGCCCAGCATCTGCACCGAGCGATTCTTCGCACCGGCACATCACTCTTGTCAAAGCATCAAATCCGACATCTACGAGCTTTCCGCATTGCCGTTGTGAAGGACGGACCTGATGTTAAACTTTTCACGAATCCGGGAGCATTGACTAAGCTGGCATTGTGGGTTGCTGAAGCCATCCGCGTACAAGAACGAGACCGGGGCGATGCTATAAAGATcggaaagagaagagcagcggGCACTCCGCTCGTGCTTGCTGGACTCGACGAAGATCGGGGCCTATACGTTGTCGTCGGTaccggcggcggaggcggcgtTATTGATTTTGCTGCCATGCACAAGCGTCGGGAAGAACgttggagaaagagagaactaaaggagaagaagcgcaaagagaaagaagaagcaaaggcGAAACGTGCCGCTGAACGAGCTGCTAGGGCGAAcgatggtgaagaagacgaagaggaggaatccGAAGAAgagtcatcatcatccgagTCTGAATCGGACTCCGAGGATGAGCAAGATATGCGCGGGAATAAGCACCTTTTGCGCAACAGATTCGGCATCGCCTTCCAGGAAGTCGTACAGGAGACCAACACCCGGGTCCGCATCGACAGCTTCGAGCACTGCGTCGTCGAGGTGCAGAAGGATGACCTTGGCGGATTCCTCGAAGCTCTCAGCTTCCGCAGCGTGGTTGGTTGa
- a CDS encoding GPI-anchor transamidase (transcript_id=CADANIAT00001787), whose protein sequence is MSPYFGLQALPFLLSLLFAVFASAEHTSNWAVLVATSRFWFNYRHLANVLSLYRTVKRLGIPDSQIILMLPDDMACNPRNAFPGTVYSNADRAVDLYGDNIEVDYRGYEVTVENFIRLLTDRLDEDVPRSKRLGSDAGSNVLVYMTGHGGDQFLKFQDAEEIGAWDLADAFGQMWEKKRYHELLFMIDTCQANTMYTHFYSPNIIATGSSELDQSSYSHHADNDVGVAVIDRWTYYVLEFLENRVTSLDSKQTLGDLFDSYDETKIHSNPGVRWDLFPGGEQEGRLRTVVDFFGNVQSVEIEKADADEPGSLKEDLIEIAQLVEKWRTFSQDYAVANSTSQQEETRSAPAYEVKKRNVGPARLTDETPWEKRLIGLSILGACAAVWFTGSTLGKTMA, encoded by the coding sequence ATGTCTCCGTACTTTGGGCTCCAAGccctccctttccttctATCCCTCCTTTTCGCGGTCTTTGCCTCAGCGGAGCATACGTCCAACTGGGCTGTCCTCGTCGCAACCTCTCGCTTTTGGTTTAACTACCGCCATCTAGCAAATGTCCTCTCTCTCTATCGAACCGTGAAGCGGTTGGGTATCCCTGATTCCCAGATAATCCTCATGCTTCCGGATGACATGGCCTGCAACCCTCGAAATGCCTTTCCCGGAACGGTTTACAGTAACGCGGACCGTGCGGTGGATTTATACGGTGATAATATCGAGGTAGATTATCGCGGATATGAGGTTACAGTGGAGAATTTCATTCGTCTGTTGACTGATCGTTTGGACGAAGACGTTCCTCGCAGCAAACGCCTGGGATCAGACGCCGGGAGCAACGTGCTCGTTTATATGACCGGCCATGGGGGCGATCAATTTCTCAAGTTTCAGGACGCCGAGGAGATTGGCGCCTGGGATCTGGCGGATGCGTTCGGTCAGATGTGGGAAAAGAAGCGCTACCATGAGCTGCTATTCATGATCGACACTTGCCAGGCGAACACGATGTACACTCATTTTTACTCGCCCAATATCATTGCGACAGGGTCCAGCGAGCTCGACCAGTCGTCTTACTCTCACCATGCTGATAATGATGTGGGTGTTGCGGTGATTGACCGTTGGACCTATTACGTGCTCGAGTTCCTCGAGAATCGGGTGACGAGCCTGGATTCGAAGCAAACGCTCGGCGACCTATTTGACTCGTATGATGAAACGAAGATTCACTCGAACCCCGGGGTGCGATGGGACCTGTTCCCTGGCGGTGAGCAGGAGGGCCGTCTTCGGACTGTGGTGGACTTTTTCGGGAACGTCCAGAGCGTCGAAATTGAGAAGGCTGATGCCGATGAGCCGGGTTCGTTGAAGGAGGACCTTATCGAGATTGCGCAGCTTGTCGAGAAGTGGCGAACATTTTCCCAGGACTATGCTGTCGCCAACAGTACGTCCCAGCAGGAAGAAACAAGAAGTGCGCCTGCATATGaagtgaagaaaaggaacgTCGGTCCTGCGAGATTGACCGATGAGACTCCTTGGGAAAAGCGCTTGATCGGGCTGTCAATCCTAGGAGCGTGTGCTGCCGTCTGGTTCACCGGTTCTACCTTAGGCAAGACCATGGCCTGA
- a CDS encoding putative mitochondrial phosphate carrier protein (Mir1) (transcript_id=CADANIAT00001788), with translation MAAKIDAPAAAPAPQLSGLQLYSRFAFAGAVCCSITHGALTPVDVVKTRIQLDPVTYNRGMIGGFRQVIANEGAGALLTGFGPTAAGYFLQGAFKFGGYEFFKQQWINQLGYESASKNRTAIYLASSATAEFFADIALCPLEATRIRLVSQPEFASGLLSGFSKILKNEGVGAFYSGFGPILFKQVPYTMAKFVAFEKFSEAIYGVVDKNTLSDGGKTVVNLGSGLLAGFAAAIVSQPADTMLSKINKTQGLPGEGTTTRLIKIAKELGLKGSFSGIGARLFMIGTITAGQFAIYGDIKRLLGATGGVEIAPSK, from the exons ATGGCCGCTAAGATCGATGCTCCCGCTGCTGCCCCTGCTCCCCAGCTGTCTGGGCTTCAGCTCTATTCCAGATTCGCCTTCGCTGGTGCTGTCTGCTGCTCCATCACCCACGGTGCTCTCACTCCCGTCGATGT CGTCAAGACCAGAATCCAGCTTGACCCCGTCACATACAACCGTGGTATGATCGGTGGCTTCCGCCAGGTCATTGCCAACGAGGGTGCTGGCGCTCTCCTTACCGGTTTCGGTCCCACCGCTGCCGGTTACTTCCTCCAGGGTGCTTTCAAGTTCGGCGGTTACGAgttcttcaagcagcagtgGATTAACCAGCTCGGTTACGAGTCTGCCTCCAAGAACCGCACTGCCATCTACCTCGCCTCTTCCGCTACCGCTGAATTCTTCGCCGACATTGCCCTCTGCCCTCTGGAAGCTACTCGTATCCGTCTTGTCTCTCAGCCTGAGTTCGCCAGCGGTCTTTTGAGCGgtttctccaagatcctcaagAACGAGGGTGTCGGTGCTTTCTACTCTGGTTTCGGTCCCATCCTCTTCAAGCA GGTCCCCTACACCATGGCCAAGTTCGTCGCTTTCGAGAAGTTCTCTGAGGCTATCTACGGCGTTGTCGACAAGAACACCCTCTCTGATGGTGGCAAGACTGTTGTCAACCTTGGTTCTGGTCTCCTTGCTGGTTTCGCCGCTGCCATCGTCTCCCAGCCCGCTGACACCATGCTGAGCAAGATCAACAAGACCCAGGGTCTCCCTGGTGAGGGTACCACCACCCGCCTCATCAAGATCGCCAAGGAACTTGGTCTCAAGGGTTCCTTCTCTGGTATCGGTGCTCGTCTCTTCATG ATTGGTACCATCACTGCCGGTCAGTTTGCCATCTACGGAGACATCAAGCGTTTGCTCGGTGCCACCGGTGGTGTTGAGATTGCTCCCTCCAAATAG
- a CDS encoding uncharacterized protein (transcript_id=CADANIAT00001789) produces the protein MATVSHYHEIGSPGQPARQPPGQGSSWRGLALASSHSALVGFLVMPLAFGDAENPSAAHANRTAAVVVASVLIGLAYSSSLVLFLFHFNERMLLIQWLLVPGVICNALALFNVLINILCRDLLPLHLLEILSLGLSTAAAFMYALGALWLYSHDANRTNAGNSHGGTILLTDEEMQRQQLQRLLEQNSSRKSLSPRAVQKTYRVNHPDRVNSFLPPPHEDGGYWS, from the exons ATGGCGACAGTTTCTCATTATCATGAGATTGGCTCGCCAGGTCAGCCAGCCAGGCAACCGCCTGGACAAGGCTCATCCTGGAGAGGTCTGGCTCTAGCGTCTTCTCACTCAGCACTTGTTGG GTTCCTGGTGATGCCCCTGGCCTTCGGGGACGCAGAGAACCCCAGCGCTGCTCATGCCAACAGGACGGCCGCAGTTGTTGTCGCGTCTGTCCTGATCGGACTTGCGTACTCGTCTTCACTCGTCCTGTTCCTGTTTCACTTCAATGAGCGAATGCTCCTGATTCAATGGCTGCTCGT CCCTGGCGTGATATGTAATGCCCTAGCGTTATTCAACGTCCTTATCAATATCCTATGTCGGGACTTACTTCCTCTGCATCTCTTGGAAATCTTGAGCCTAGGTCTCTCCACTGCGGCTGCGTTTATGTATGCCCTTGGTGCGCTCTGGCTTTACTCACACGACGCCAACAGAACGAATGCCGGAAACTCACATGGTGGAACGATTCTATTGACGGACGAGGAGATGCAACGACAGCAATTACAGCGTCTTTTGGAGCAGAACTCCTCGAGGAAATCATTAAGTCCGAGGGCGGTACAGAAAACCTATCGGGTCAACCACCCTGACCGGGTCAACTCATTCCTACCTCCGCCACATGAGGACGGAGGATATTGGAGCTGA
- a CDS encoding acyl-CoA thioesterase (transcript_id=CADANIAT00001790): protein MAKRVTLFEPPQLDPSKAQIENVLELTPVLDIGPDVFTNTRPLWHPPGARGIYGGAAIAQCLSAAMRTVPADFAVHSMHCYFVLAGDSEIPILYHVERVRDGRSFITRTVQARQRGRPIFTTTLSFSKANSGGKKKLEHASSMPSAPPPSLPKSAESRFNPHGGGPFESVRDEIVNRASKPEDKRVRRWVRCKGRISDAGAQHAHLSALAYITDSFFIGTVSRVHEIPRFSSAAELQRALKALKNPSDLDDDDIVRALKELKEEEAADLQRRLEGALSKLEQRKKREDHKEIGMMVSLDHSIYFHNPWKFRADEWMLTEMESPWAGEGRGLVLQKIWAKDGTLIATCTQEGVVRLKQDELVRAKM from the exons ATGGCGAAAAGGGTGACGCTCTTCGAACCTCCGCAGCTGGACCCCTCGAAGGCGCAGATCGAAAACGTGTTGGAGCTAACGCCGGTGCTTGACATTGGACCT GATGTCTTCACAAATACCCGTCCTCTCTGGCATCCTCCCGGTGCCCGAGGTATTTACGGCGGAGCCGCCATCGCGCAGTGTCTGTCAGCCGCAATGCGGACCGTCCCCGCCGACTTCGCAGTCCACAGCATGCACTGCTACTTTGTCCTCGCCGGCGATTCTGAGATCCCAATTCTCTACCACGTCGAACGAGTCCGTGATGGGAGAAGCTTTATCACACGAACAGTCCAGGCAAGGCAGCGCGGCCGGCCCATCTTTACAACCACCCTGAGTTTCAGCAAAGCAAACAGTGGTGGAAAAAAGAAGCTCGAGCACGCTTCGTCAATGCCCTCTGCTCCCCCTCCAAGTCTACCGAAGTCTGCTGAATCACGATTCAACCCGCATGGCGGCGGGCCGTTTGAATCAGTCCGGGATGAAATAGTTAATCGTGCGTCCAAACCCGAAGACAAGAGGGTCAGACGCTGGGTGCGTTGTAAAGGGAGGATCTCTGATGCCGGTGCCCAACATGCCCACCTATCTGCTCTCGCATATATCACAGACAGCTTCTTTATCGGCACCGTCTCTCGGGTTCATGAGATCCCGCGATTCTCGTCCGCCGCAGAGCTGCAAAGGGCTCTAAAGGCTCTGAAGAACCCATccgatcttgatgacgacgacATCGTGCGGGCTCTGAAAGAgctcaaggaggaagaagcagcggATCTACAGCGCCGGCTAGAAGGTGCTCTTAGTAAGCTCGAgcaacggaagaagagggaagacCACAAGGAGATTGGGATGATGGTTAGCCTCGATCACTCAATTTATTTCCATAACCCGTGGAAATTCCGCGCGGATGAGTGGATGCTCACAGAGATGGAGAGTCCTTGGGCCGGTGAGGGGAGGGGCCTTGTCCTGCAGAAGATTTGGGCTAAAGACGGGACTTTGATCGCCACATGCACGCAGG